The candidate division KSB1 bacterium nucleotide sequence TCTTGTCGGGGGCGCGATGGGACCGAGTCAGGCTTATGCAGGGCCCAGAGGTGATGGTTCCTGTGGGGAGAGAGGCTTTGAACCGCTGAAATAGCACGGCGGCCGGGATGGACAAGGCTCCACGACAGCGGAAGGCAGTCCTCATCGGGATTGCCGGGGGTACCGGATCGGGAAAGACGCTGGTGGCGCAGCGCCTACGGGACTCTCTGGGCGAGGAGTCCGTTACAATTCTCCAGCAGGACTGGTACTACCGCGACCTAAGCCACCTTCCGCCGGAGATCCGGGAGAGGCAGAACTTTGACCATCCCGACGCCATCGAGCATGAGCTCCTGATCGAGCATGTGAGACAGCTTCTCTCCGGAGAGCCTGCCGAAGCCCCCGTTTACGACTTCTGTCGTCACTGCCGCACCGGCGAACGGCAGGTGATCCCCGCGCGTCCGGTGATTCTCCTCGAGGGGATCTTTGTGCTTCACGACCGGAACCTGCGCGAGCTCATGGACCTTCGTGTCTACGTGGATACGGACCCGGACGTGCGCTTCGTGCGCCGCCTACAGAGGGACCTGAACGAGCGGGGGCGAACGCTGGACTCCGTGGTGCGCCAATATCTCGAGACCGTCCGGCCCATGCACCTCCAGTTTGTGGAGCCATCCCGGTGGCACGCGGATATCATCATTCCCGGGGGTGGGGAGAATCGGTTGGCGATCGAAGTCCTGAGCGCCTGGATCCGGAACTTACTCGCCACCCGCCCGGAGATGACAACAAAAGGGGGGGCAGGTAAGTGACCCTACGCGGGTGCGGCGTGCCCTTAGTCTGACCGTCGGCCGGGCACGTCACTGCGGACGAGAGGGAGAAGCGGAAGGCGAAAGCGCTGACGATCCAGGCTCGGGGAGAAGGAAAACTTTCTGTGCGTGGCACCGCAAGCCGGGAGGTGTTGGATTCCGTGCCGTTCTTCGGGGGGTGCTGGAGGCGTGTCCCGTGCGGTGGATCGGGGGTGGTCCAACGAGCTTGGATCGGGAAGGCGAGCGAGGGAGAAGCGATGTGGCTGCTGCGCGTGCGCAGTTTCGTCGGTCTTGTAGCCTTGCTTCTTATTGCCTGGTCTCTATCCGAGAACCGCAAGAGG carries:
- the udk gene encoding uridine kinase; protein product: MDKAPRQRKAVLIGIAGGTGSGKTLVAQRLRDSLGEESVTILQQDWYYRDLSHLPPEIRERQNFDHPDAIEHELLIEHVRQLLSGEPAEAPVYDFCRHCRTGERQVIPARPVILLEGIFVLHDRNLRELMDLRVYVDTDPDVRFVRRLQRDLNERGRTLDSVVRQYLETVRPMHLQFVEPSRWHADIIIPGGGENRLAIEVLSAWIRNLLATRPEMTTKGGAGK